One stretch of Nicotiana tabacum cultivar K326 chromosome 18, ASM71507v2, whole genome shotgun sequence DNA includes these proteins:
- the LOC107764669 gene encoding serine/arginine-rich splicing factor RS31-like isoform X1 gives MRPIFCGNVEYNARQSELERLFRRYGKVDRVDMKSGFAFVYMDDERDAEDAIRGLDRIEFGRKGRRLRIEWSKEERSSRRPESSRKSSSSVKPSKTLFVINFDPNNTRSRDIERHFDPYGKILNIRIRRNFAFVQYETQEDASRALDATHMSKLMDQVITVEYANKDDDDRRTGFSPDRNRDRGGLRRGYDRDRSRSPYGRERGSPDYGRGRARSPSPLRHGRSSPDYGRGASPNPNHRERNSEYGRGHSPSMRKERNPDQGNGHSPNPRRLRAGSENGHVSSPPEEGMLDDRRASPSPPRGRREKQSPDGYRGRSPRSKPEEIDSPGYAAAESPLPERHRSDSPPARERSRS, from the exons ATGAGGCCAATCTTCTGTGGGAATGTTGAATATAACGCCAGGCAGTCAGAGTTGGAGAGGCTTTTCAGAAGATATGGGAAGGTGGATAGGGTGGATATGAAATCTG GTTTTGCTTTTGTTTATATGGACGATGAAAGAGATGCAGAGGATGCTATTCGTGGACTTGACCGAATAGAATTTGGTAGAAAGGGCCGCAGACTTCGCATTGAGTGGTCAAAG GAAGAGCGTAGCAGTAGGAGGCCAGAGAGCTCTAGGAAATCTTCATCTAGCGTCAAACCTTCGAAGACTTTGTTTGTCATAAATTTTGATCCAAATAATACTAGGAGCAGGGATATAGAGAGGCACTTCGATCCGTATGGAAAAATACTCAATATAAGGATTAGAAGGAATTTTGCGTTTGTCCAATATGAAACGCAGGAGGATGCTTCTAGAGCCTTGGATGCTACACACATGAG TAAACTGATGGATCAAGTCATTACAGTTGAATATGCAAATAAAGATGATGATGACAGGAGAACTGGGTTTAGTCCTGATAGAAACCGTGATAGGGGTGGTCTCAGGAGAGGTTATGACCGAGATCGATCTCGGAGTCCTTATGGAAGAGAGAGGGGAAGTCCTGATTATGGTCGTGGTCGGGCCCGTAGCCCAAGTCCACTCCGTCATGGTAGGTCAAGTCCTGATTATGGTCGCGGCGCTAGTCCAAATCCCAATCATAGGGAAAGGAATTCTGAGTATGGCCGTGGCCATAGTCCAAGCATGAGAAAGGAGAGGAACCCTGATCAAGGAAATGGTCATAGCCCAAACCCTAGAAGGCTGAGAGCTGGTTCTGAAAATGGCCATGTGAGCAGTCCACCGGAGGAAGGAATGTTGGATGATCGTAGAGCCAGCCCTAGTCCTCCAAGGGGGAGGAGAGAGAAACAGAGCCCAGATGGTTATCGCGGCCGCAGCCCAAGGTCTAAACCTGAAGAAATTGATAGTCCTGGATATGCTGCAGCAGAAAGTCCTCTTCCAGAAAGACACAGGAG CGATTCACCTCCAGCTAGAGAAAGATCTCGCTCCTAG
- the LOC107764669 gene encoding serine/arginine-rich splicing factor RS41-like isoform X2 — MDDERDAEDAIRGLDRIEFGRKGRRLRIEWSKEERSSRRPESSRKSSSSVKPSKTLFVINFDPNNTRSRDIERHFDPYGKILNIRIRRNFAFVQYETQEDASRALDATHMSKLMDQVITVEYANKDDDDRRTGFSPDRNRDRGGLRRGYDRDRSRSPYGRERGSPDYGRGRARSPSPLRHGRSSPDYGRGASPNPNHRERNSEYGRGHSPSMRKERNPDQGNGHSPNPRRLRAGSENGHVSSPPEEGMLDDRRASPSPPRGRREKQSPDGYRGRSPRSKPEEIDSPGYAAAESPLPERHRSDSPPARERSRS; from the exons ATGGACGATGAAAGAGATGCAGAGGATGCTATTCGTGGACTTGACCGAATAGAATTTGGTAGAAAGGGCCGCAGACTTCGCATTGAGTGGTCAAAG GAAGAGCGTAGCAGTAGGAGGCCAGAGAGCTCTAGGAAATCTTCATCTAGCGTCAAACCTTCGAAGACTTTGTTTGTCATAAATTTTGATCCAAATAATACTAGGAGCAGGGATATAGAGAGGCACTTCGATCCGTATGGAAAAATACTCAATATAAGGATTAGAAGGAATTTTGCGTTTGTCCAATATGAAACGCAGGAGGATGCTTCTAGAGCCTTGGATGCTACACACATGAG TAAACTGATGGATCAAGTCATTACAGTTGAATATGCAAATAAAGATGATGATGACAGGAGAACTGGGTTTAGTCCTGATAGAAACCGTGATAGGGGTGGTCTCAGGAGAGGTTATGACCGAGATCGATCTCGGAGTCCTTATGGAAGAGAGAGGGGAAGTCCTGATTATGGTCGTGGTCGGGCCCGTAGCCCAAGTCCACTCCGTCATGGTAGGTCAAGTCCTGATTATGGTCGCGGCGCTAGTCCAAATCCCAATCATAGGGAAAGGAATTCTGAGTATGGCCGTGGCCATAGTCCAAGCATGAGAAAGGAGAGGAACCCTGATCAAGGAAATGGTCATAGCCCAAACCCTAGAAGGCTGAGAGCTGGTTCTGAAAATGGCCATGTGAGCAGTCCACCGGAGGAAGGAATGTTGGATGATCGTAGAGCCAGCCCTAGTCCTCCAAGGGGGAGGAGAGAGAAACAGAGCCCAGATGGTTATCGCGGCCGCAGCCCAAGGTCTAAACCTGAAGAAATTGATAGTCCTGGATATGCTGCAGCAGAAAGTCCTCTTCCAGAAAGACACAGGAG CGATTCACCTCCAGCTAGAGAAAGATCTCGCTCCTAG